The Thermincola ferriacetica genome window below encodes:
- a CDS encoding bifunctional phosphoglucose/phosphomannose isomerase codes for MTNGVDLNQEALIAGNDPGGMLKALWNLPEQCEEAERIAQAIDVNFTATEIKNVMVTGLGGSAIGGDLLRVYAGGKAAVPVIVNRDYTLPAFVDASTLLFAVSYSGNTEETLSAYAQAKEKGAKIIVLTTGGKLGQMAEADGYPVIKVPGGISPRAATGYLLIPTIVIMAKIGLLPDAGDEIKDLTGHLRVLREHLKPAVPVEQNLAKQLATRFYNRLPVIWGVSGTTEVVAQRWKGQINENAKAPAYWAVLPELNHNEIVGFEKPENVLKQLEVVILRDRADHPRVQKRIEISKTIIKDAVSGVTEVYSSGNSSLARTFSLTYTGDYMSVYLATLYGIDPTPVKMIDFLKQKLAED; via the coding sequence ATGACAAATGGGGTGGATTTAAACCAGGAGGCATTGATTGCGGGCAACGATCCCGGCGGTATGCTCAAAGCCTTGTGGAACCTCCCGGAACAATGTGAGGAAGCAGAAAGAATTGCCCAGGCCATAGACGTAAATTTTACCGCGACGGAAATAAAAAACGTCATGGTTACCGGGCTTGGCGGATCAGCCATCGGCGGCGATTTATTAAGAGTATATGCCGGTGGCAAAGCCGCTGTCCCGGTCATCGTGAACAGGGATTATACCCTGCCTGCTTTTGTTGACGCAAGTACCCTTTTGTTTGCCGTCAGTTATTCCGGTAATACGGAAGAAACCCTGAGCGCTTATGCCCAGGCCAAGGAAAAAGGGGCTAAAATCATTGTCCTGACGACCGGGGGCAAACTGGGCCAAATGGCCGAGGCCGACGGGTATCCTGTAATCAAGGTGCCGGGGGGCATATCTCCGCGGGCTGCCACCGGGTACCTGCTTATACCAACTATTGTGATCATGGCAAAGATAGGTCTACTTCCCGATGCCGGCGATGAGATAAAAGATTTGACCGGGCACCTGCGGGTGTTACGGGAACACTTAAAACCTGCTGTTCCCGTCGAGCAGAACCTGGCCAAACAACTGGCCACGAGGTTTTATAACAGGCTGCCGGTCATATGGGGTGTTAGCGGTACTACCGAAGTGGTGGCGCAGCGCTGGAAGGGCCAGATTAACGAAAATGCCAAGGCCCCGGCATACTGGGCGGTATTGCCTGAATTAAACCACAACGAAATTGTTGGTTTTGAAAAACCGGAGAACGTTTTAAAACAGTTGGAAGTGGTTATTCTTCGCGACCGGGCAGACCACCCCAGGGTGCAGAAACGGATAGAAATCAGCAAGACTATTATCAAAGATGCCGTAAGTGGCGTTACAGAGGTCTATTCCTCAGGTAATTCAAGCCTGGCCAGGACTTTTTCCCTGACCTATACCGGCGATTACATGAGTGTATACCTGGCCACCTTGTATGGTATTGACCCGACGCCGGTAAAGATGATTGATTTCCTGAAGCAAAAACTGGCCGAGGATTAA
- a CDS encoding phosphatase — translation MRLVGDLHIHSVGSGHAYSTVAEIIEAARAKQLQLIAITDHGPAMPGGPHPYHFGNLCVLPEEVKGVRLLKGVEANIMDRHGNLDLGQNYLEQLDVVLAGFHPDCFPAASKEVYTEALINTIRNPLVDIIVHPGNPQFTVVYEKIVKEAAGAGVALEINNSSLCGSRQGSAPNCSYIAELLASSGGPVFVGSDAHWAADVGRFDRAVELLLKAGIKEEQVINTSVDKITQYLAGRRRARKQVKERGGISYGR, via the coding sequence ATGCGGTTAGTGGGTGATTTGCATATCCATTCCGTAGGAAGCGGTCATGCTTACAGCACCGTTGCTGAAATCATTGAGGCTGCCCGCGCGAAACAACTGCAGTTGATAGCAATTACGGACCACGGGCCCGCTATGCCAGGCGGGCCCCATCCTTACCATTTCGGCAACCTGTGTGTCCTGCCTGAAGAAGTAAAGGGAGTACGCCTGTTAAAAGGAGTAGAAGCCAATATTATGGACCGCCACGGGAACCTGGATTTAGGACAAAATTATCTGGAACAGCTGGATGTGGTTTTAGCCGGCTTTCACCCGGACTGTTTCCCGGCGGCAAGCAAAGAGGTATATACGGAAGCGCTCATAAATACGATTAGGAATCCCTTGGTGGACATAATTGTCCATCCTGGCAATCCCCAGTTTACCGTTGTATACGAGAAGATAGTCAAAGAAGCTGCCGGGGCAGGGGTGGCCCTGGAAATAAACAACAGTTCCCTGTGCGGCAGCAGGCAGGGCAGCGCTCCCAACTGCAGTTATATCGCTGAACTACTGGCTTCTTCCGGCGGACCTGTTTTCGTGGGCAGCGATGCCCACTGGGCAGCCGACGTGGGCAGGTTCGACCGGGCCGTGGAATTGCTCTTGAAAGCGGGCATAAAAGAAGAACAGGTTATAAATACATCGGTAGACAAGATTACCCAATATCTGGCCGGCAGAAGGCGGGCCAGAAAGCAGGTTAAGGAGCGGGGGGGCATTTCATATGGCCGGTAA
- a CDS encoding ROK family protein gives MAGNKEQYVIGIDLGGTFIKGALFNRRGKMLAKKEIPTLAAEGAEAVATKMAGLARDLQKQAGVSMDMVIGMGIGSPGQIDGRTGCVIRSGNLGWHNVYILEMVKKHIPLPLFLENDATAAALGEKWCGAGQQAENMIMMTIGTGIGGGIIINGRLYRGASSGAGEIGHMVIQPGGPLCSCGNKGCLEALAAAPAIIKRAKAALAGGTASLLAETVDFTVRNVFDAVAKGDPVATRVVDETAYYLGIGVGSLINIFNPELVIIGGGVSKAGDLLFIPLCKYAEQNALPALWPSVRIVPAALGNDAGSVGAAAVALQRQGYGLYV, from the coding sequence ATGGCCGGTAACAAAGAGCAGTACGTTATTGGCATTGACCTTGGCGGAACATTTATCAAGGGGGCTCTTTTCAACAGGCGTGGCAAAATGCTGGCCAAAAAAGAAATCCCCACCCTGGCGGCGGAAGGCGCCGAGGCCGTAGCGACAAAAATGGCGGGCCTGGCCCGGGACCTGCAGAAACAGGCAGGTGTGTCTATGGATATGGTCATCGGTATGGGCATAGGTTCGCCGGGGCAGATTGATGGCCGTACCGGCTGTGTAATCAGGTCAGGTAACCTCGGGTGGCATAATGTGTACATACTGGAAATGGTAAAGAAGCACATACCCTTGCCTCTTTTCCTGGAGAACGATGCAACGGCTGCGGCCCTTGGCGAAAAATGGTGCGGTGCAGGCCAACAGGCCGAGAATATGATCATGATGACGATTGGCACAGGGATAGGAGGCGGCATAATCATCAACGGCCGGCTTTACAGAGGGGCTTCTTCCGGCGCCGGAGAAATAGGCCATATGGTTATTCAGCCCGGGGGGCCGCTCTGCAGTTGCGGGAATAAAGGATGTCTGGAAGCTTTAGCCGCTGCACCGGCCATAATTAAAAGGGCTAAAGCTGCGCTGGCCGGGGGAACAGCATCTTTGCTGGCGGAAACTGTTGATTTTACTGTCAGGAATGTATTTGATGCGGTAGCGAAAGGCGACCCTGTAGCGACCAGGGTGGTGGATGAGACTGCTTATTATCTGGGAATAGGCGTGGGTAGTCTAATAAACATTTTTAACCCCGAACTGGTGATAATAGGCGGAGGTGTTTCCAAGGCGGGAGACCTTTTATTTATACCCCTTTGCAAATATGCTGAGCAAAATGCTTTACCGGCTCTCTGGCCCTCTGTTAGGATTGTTCCTGCCGCTTTGGGCAATGATGCCGGTAGCGTAGGGGCTGCTGCCGTTGCCTTACAAAGGCAGGGGTACGGTTTATATGTGTAA